Proteins encoded together in one Salvelinus namaycush isolate Seneca chromosome 26, SaNama_1.0, whole genome shotgun sequence window:
- the LOC120021188 gene encoding ER degradation-enhancing alpha-mannosidase-like protein 3 isoform X2, producing MGAKLFCWPQGSPGIAMLLRALLLTGLLSWANGQEGQAMLPEEKSQIRDQIVEMFDHAYGSYMKYAYPADELMPLSCRGRVRGLEPNRGDIDDSLGKFSLTLIDTLDTLVVLNKLDEFEDAVRRTLRDVRLDNDVVVSVFETNIRVLGGLLGAHTMADMLRQRGERMQWYGDELLHMAKELGHRLLPAFNTTSGLPYPRVNLRYGVLNPLSRTGTESDTCTACAGTMILEFAALSRLSGEAVFEENARKALDVLWEKRQRGSDLVGTVINIHNGDWVRRDSGVGAGIDSYYEYLMKAYVLLGDNVYLERFNTHYRAIMKYISQPPLLLNVHMHNPTVSVRSWMDSLLAFFPGLQVLRGDLKPAIETHEMLYQVTKQHKFLPEAFTTEFRVHWGQHPLRPEFAESTYYLYKATGDPYYLRVGQSIVEKLNAHARVPCGFAAVQDVRTGAHEDRMDSFFLAEMFKYLYLLFSEKNQLHFDIDDYIFTTEAHLLPVSLSTSQPPCRGNNTEAATAVEEDLFTYTCPSTQTLFPNNPSFAKTIRDSYKYLTGVGRAFHASPVRGIDLPLHDHSMEPVEFLRSMGVSLTPLSEAGTTEAWGEVHKGVYRVKLVAEVTQTTEEEEVEPLLVQLISPPFLGRTVLTAGPAKFGMDLTKQEHGVKGSIVKTSPYTACGPIENAEELSGHIALAQRGDCMFAAKAHRLQEAGAIGVIFIDHREGSNSAETPLFQMVGDGGSTADITIPLVFLFSQEGALLTSALEDHSNVDVLMLPKERRLDKAEKPLGKMNIKFRLAEEGELEDGEEGEARGPTLQFVLEKGEVVLEEEEYKQQGDSCLTPGDDHMQCSYGQTVTSPPFHSPNDPNTDP from the exons ATGGGTGCAAAGCTGTTTTGCTGGCCACAGGGTTCTCCTGGCATTGCCATGCTGCTGAGAGCCCTACTCCTTACAGGCCTTCTTAGCTGGGCCAATGGCCAGGAAGGTCAGGCCATGTTACCTGAAGAAAAGAGCCAAATCAG GGACCAGATCGTTGAGATGTTCGATCATGCCTATGGCAGCTATATG AAATATGCGTACCCAGCAGACGAGCTGATGCCCCTGAGCTGCAGGGGGAGGGTGCGGGGTCTGGAGCCCAACAGAGGAGACATCGACGACTCTCTGGGGAA GTTCTCCCTCACTCTGATTGACACCCTGGATACTCTGGTG GTGTTGAACAAGCTGGACGAGTTTGAGGATGCAGTGAGGAGGACATTGAGGGATGTCAGGCTGGACAACGATGTGGTGGTGTCTGTGTTTGAGACCAACATCCGAGTCCTGGG GGGCCTGCTGGGGGCGCATACGATGGCGGACATGCTCCGTCAGCGGGGGGAGAGGATGCAGTGGTACGGAGATGAGCTGCTCCACATGGCCAAGGAGCTGGGCCACAGACTGCTGCCTGCCTTCAACACTACCAGTGGCCTTCCCTACCCCAGG GTAAACCTGAGGTACGGGGTCCTTAATCCTCTGTCACGCACAGGCACTGAGTCGGACACCTGTACAGCCTGTGCAGGGACCATGATTCTAGAGTTTGCTGCTCTCAGTCGGCTGTCTGGGGAGGCCGTGTTCGAG GAGAATGCTAGGAAAGCACTGGACGTCCTGtgggagaagagacagagaggaagtgaCCTTGTGGGCACAGTCATTAATATCCACAATGGTGACTGGGTCCGCAGGG ACAGTGGTGTGGGTGCTGGCATTGACTCATACTATGAGTACCTGATGAAGGCTTACGTTCTGCTGGGAGACAACGTTTACCTGGAGAGGTTCAACACT CATTACAGAGCCATCATGAAGTACATcagccagcctccactgctgctcAACGTTCACATGCACAACCCCACGGTGAGCGTCCGCAGCTGGATGGACTCCCTACTCGCCTTCTTCCCCGGCCTGCAG GTTCTGAGAGGAGACCTAAAGCCAGCCATAGAGACCCATGAGATGCTCTACCAAGTCACCAAGCAACACAAGTTTCTCCCCGAG GCTTTCACCACTGAGTTCAGAGTTCACTGGGGTCAACACCCTCTGAGGCCAGAGTTTGCAGAAAGCACCTACTACCTCTACAAG GCCACAGGCGACCCCTACTACCTCAGGGTGGGCCAGTCCATAGTGGAAAAACTCAACGCCCATGCCAGGGTACCTTGTGGGTTTGCAGCTGTGCAGGACGTCCGCACAGGGGCCCACGAGGACAG GATGGACTCGTTCTTCCTGGCAGAGATGTTTAAGTACCTGTACCTTCTGTTCTCTGAGAAGAACCAGCTTCACTTCGACATCGACGACTACATCTTCACCACCGAGGCCCAcctgctgcctgtctccctgtccaCCTCACAGCCCCCTTGTCGGGGCAACAACACG GAAGCGGCCACTGCCGTTGAGGAAGACCTGTTTACCTACACCTGCCCCAGCACCCAGACCCTTTTCCCCAACAACCCCTCCTTCGCCAAGACCATAAGGGACAGCTACAAGTACCTGACTGGGGTGGGCCGGGCCTTCCACGCTTCGCCTGTcag gggCATCGACCTGCCGCTTCACGACCACAGTATGGAGCCTGTTGAGTTTCTGAGGAGCATGGGCGTCTCCCTCACCCCACTGAGCGAGGCTGGAACAACAGAAGCATGGGGG GAGGTACATAAAGGTGTTTACAGGGTGAAACTGGTGGCAGAGGTGACCCAGACCACAGAGGAGGAAGAAGTAGAGCCCCTCCTCGTTCAGCTCATATCCCCCCCGTTTCTGGGTAGAACGGTCCTGACTGCAGGACCAGCCAAGTTTGGAATGGACCTTACCAAGCAGGAGCACGGG GTGAAGGGCAGTATCGTGAAGACCTCCCCTTACACAGCGTGTGGACCCATAGAGAATGCTGAGGAGCTGAGCGGGCACATTGCCCTGGCACAGCGTGGCGACTGCATGTTTGCTGCCAAGGCCCACAGGCTACAGGAGGCTGGGGCTATCGGAGTCATCTTCATAG ACCACCGGGAGGGGAGTAACAGCGCAGAGACGCCCCTGTTCCAGATGGTGGGAGACGGAGGGTCCacagctgacatcaccatccccCTGGTGTTCCTATTCAGCCAGGAGGGGGCGCTGCTCACCTCTGCTCTGGAGGACCACAGCAACGTAGACGTACTGATGCTGCCCAAAGAGAGACGGCTAG ACAAAGCAGAGAAGCCCCTGGGGAAGATGAACATCAAGTTCCGCCTGGCGGAAGAGGGGGAGCTGGAAgacggggaggagggagaggccaGAGGCCCCACCCTGCAGTTTGTCCTGGAGAAGGGAGAGGTAGTGTTGGAGGAAGAGGAGTACAAACAGCAAGGAGACAGCTGCCTAACACCTGGAGACGATCATATGCAATGTTCCTACGGACAAACTGTTACATCGCCCCCTTTCCACAGCCCCAACGACCCCAATACAGACCCCTGA
- the LOC120021188 gene encoding ER degradation-enhancing alpha-mannosidase-like protein 3 isoform X1 — MGAKLFCWPQGSPGIAMLLRALLLTGLLSWANGQEGQAMLPEEKSQIRDQIVEMFDHAYGSYMKYAYPADELMPLSCRGRVRGLEPNRGDIDDSLGKFSLTLIDTLDTLVVLNKLDEFEDAVRRTLRDVRLDNDVVVSVFETNIRVLGGLLGAHTMADMLRQRGERMQWYGDELLHMAKELGHRLLPAFNTTSGLPYPRVNLRYGVLNPLSRTGTESDTCTACAGTMILEFAALSRLSGEAVFEENARKALDVLWEKRQRGSDLVGTVINIHNGDWVRRDSGVGAGIDSYYEYLMKAYVLLGDNVYLERFNTHYRAIMKYISQPPLLLNVHMHNPTVSVRSWMDSLLAFFPGLQVLRGDLKPAIETHEMLYQVTKQHKFLPEAFTTEFRVHWGQHPLRPEFAESTYYLYKATGDPYYLRVGQSIVEKLNAHARVPCGFAAVQDVRTGAHEDRMDSFFLAEMFKYLYLLFSEKNQLHFDIDDYIFTTEAHLLPVSLSTSQPPCRGNNTEAATAVEEDLFTYTCPSTQTLFPNNPSFAKTIRDSYKYLTGVGRAFHASPVRGIDLPLHDHSMEPVEFLRSMGVSLTPLSEAGTTEAWGEVHKGVYRVKLVAEVTQTTEEEEVEPLLVQLISPPFLGRTVLTAGPAKFGMDLTKQEHGVKGSIVKTSPYTACGPIENAEELSGHIALAQRGDCMFAAKAHRLQEAGAIGVIFIDHREGSNSAETPLFQMVGDGGSTADITIPLVFLFSQEGALLTSALEDHSNVDVLMLPKERRLGKTTDKAEKPLGKMNIKFRLAEEGELEDGEEGEARGPTLQFVLEKGEVVLEEEEYKQQGDSCLTPGDDHMQCSYGQTVTSPPFHSPNDPNTDP, encoded by the exons ATGGGTGCAAAGCTGTTTTGCTGGCCACAGGGTTCTCCTGGCATTGCCATGCTGCTGAGAGCCCTACTCCTTACAGGCCTTCTTAGCTGGGCCAATGGCCAGGAAGGTCAGGCCATGTTACCTGAAGAAAAGAGCCAAATCAG GGACCAGATCGTTGAGATGTTCGATCATGCCTATGGCAGCTATATG AAATATGCGTACCCAGCAGACGAGCTGATGCCCCTGAGCTGCAGGGGGAGGGTGCGGGGTCTGGAGCCCAACAGAGGAGACATCGACGACTCTCTGGGGAA GTTCTCCCTCACTCTGATTGACACCCTGGATACTCTGGTG GTGTTGAACAAGCTGGACGAGTTTGAGGATGCAGTGAGGAGGACATTGAGGGATGTCAGGCTGGACAACGATGTGGTGGTGTCTGTGTTTGAGACCAACATCCGAGTCCTGGG GGGCCTGCTGGGGGCGCATACGATGGCGGACATGCTCCGTCAGCGGGGGGAGAGGATGCAGTGGTACGGAGATGAGCTGCTCCACATGGCCAAGGAGCTGGGCCACAGACTGCTGCCTGCCTTCAACACTACCAGTGGCCTTCCCTACCCCAGG GTAAACCTGAGGTACGGGGTCCTTAATCCTCTGTCACGCACAGGCACTGAGTCGGACACCTGTACAGCCTGTGCAGGGACCATGATTCTAGAGTTTGCTGCTCTCAGTCGGCTGTCTGGGGAGGCCGTGTTCGAG GAGAATGCTAGGAAAGCACTGGACGTCCTGtgggagaagagacagagaggaagtgaCCTTGTGGGCACAGTCATTAATATCCACAATGGTGACTGGGTCCGCAGGG ACAGTGGTGTGGGTGCTGGCATTGACTCATACTATGAGTACCTGATGAAGGCTTACGTTCTGCTGGGAGACAACGTTTACCTGGAGAGGTTCAACACT CATTACAGAGCCATCATGAAGTACATcagccagcctccactgctgctcAACGTTCACATGCACAACCCCACGGTGAGCGTCCGCAGCTGGATGGACTCCCTACTCGCCTTCTTCCCCGGCCTGCAG GTTCTGAGAGGAGACCTAAAGCCAGCCATAGAGACCCATGAGATGCTCTACCAAGTCACCAAGCAACACAAGTTTCTCCCCGAG GCTTTCACCACTGAGTTCAGAGTTCACTGGGGTCAACACCCTCTGAGGCCAGAGTTTGCAGAAAGCACCTACTACCTCTACAAG GCCACAGGCGACCCCTACTACCTCAGGGTGGGCCAGTCCATAGTGGAAAAACTCAACGCCCATGCCAGGGTACCTTGTGGGTTTGCAGCTGTGCAGGACGTCCGCACAGGGGCCCACGAGGACAG GATGGACTCGTTCTTCCTGGCAGAGATGTTTAAGTACCTGTACCTTCTGTTCTCTGAGAAGAACCAGCTTCACTTCGACATCGACGACTACATCTTCACCACCGAGGCCCAcctgctgcctgtctccctgtccaCCTCACAGCCCCCTTGTCGGGGCAACAACACG GAAGCGGCCACTGCCGTTGAGGAAGACCTGTTTACCTACACCTGCCCCAGCACCCAGACCCTTTTCCCCAACAACCCCTCCTTCGCCAAGACCATAAGGGACAGCTACAAGTACCTGACTGGGGTGGGCCGGGCCTTCCACGCTTCGCCTGTcag gggCATCGACCTGCCGCTTCACGACCACAGTATGGAGCCTGTTGAGTTTCTGAGGAGCATGGGCGTCTCCCTCACCCCACTGAGCGAGGCTGGAACAACAGAAGCATGGGGG GAGGTACATAAAGGTGTTTACAGGGTGAAACTGGTGGCAGAGGTGACCCAGACCACAGAGGAGGAAGAAGTAGAGCCCCTCCTCGTTCAGCTCATATCCCCCCCGTTTCTGGGTAGAACGGTCCTGACTGCAGGACCAGCCAAGTTTGGAATGGACCTTACCAAGCAGGAGCACGGG GTGAAGGGCAGTATCGTGAAGACCTCCCCTTACACAGCGTGTGGACCCATAGAGAATGCTGAGGAGCTGAGCGGGCACATTGCCCTGGCACAGCGTGGCGACTGCATGTTTGCTGCCAAGGCCCACAGGCTACAGGAGGCTGGGGCTATCGGAGTCATCTTCATAG ACCACCGGGAGGGGAGTAACAGCGCAGAGACGCCCCTGTTCCAGATGGTGGGAGACGGAGGGTCCacagctgacatcaccatccccCTGGTGTTCCTATTCAGCCAGGAGGGGGCGCTGCTCACCTCTGCTCTGGAGGACCACAGCAACGTAGACGTACTGATGCTGCCCAAAGAGAGACGGCTAGGTAAGACAACAG ACAAAGCAGAGAAGCCCCTGGGGAAGATGAACATCAAGTTCCGCCTGGCGGAAGAGGGGGAGCTGGAAgacggggaggagggagaggccaGAGGCCCCACCCTGCAGTTTGTCCTGGAGAAGGGAGAGGTAGTGTTGGAGGAAGAGGAGTACAAACAGCAAGGAGACAGCTGCCTAACACCTGGAGACGATCATATGCAATGTTCCTACGGACAAACTGTTACATCGCCCCCTTTCCACAGCCCCAACGACCCCAATACAGACCCCTGA
- the LOC120021188 gene encoding ER degradation-enhancing alpha-mannosidase-like protein 3 isoform X3: MGAKLFCWPQGSPGIAMLLRALLLTGLLSWANGQEGQAMLPEEKSQIRDQIVEMFDHAYGSYMKYAYPADELMPLSCRGRVRGLEPNRGDIDDSLGKFSLTLIDTLDTLVVLNKLDEFEDAVRRTLRDVRLDNDVVVSVFETNIRVLGGLLGAHTMADMLRQRGERMQWYGDELLHMAKELGHRLLPAFNTTSGLPYPRVNLRYGVLNPLSRTGTESDTCTACAGTMILEFAALSRLSGEAVFEENARKALDVLWEKRQRGSDLVGTVINIHNGDWVRRDSGVGAGIDSYYEYLMKAYVLLGDNVYLERFNTHYRAIMKYISQPPLLLNVHMHNPTVSVRSWMDSLLAFFPGLQVLRGDLKPAIETHEMLYQVTKQHKFLPEAFTTEFRVHWGQHPLRPEFAESTYYLYKATGDPYYLRVGQSIVEKLNAHARVPCGFAAVQDVRTGAHEDRMDSFFLAEMFKYLYLLFSEKNQLHFDIDDYIFTTEAHLLPVSLSTSQPPCRGNNTEAATAVEEDLFTYTCPSTQTLFPNNPSFAKTIRDSYKYLTGVGRAFHASPVRGIDLPLHDHSMEPVEFLRSMGVSLTPLSEAGTTEAWGVKGSIVKTSPYTACGPIENAEELSGHIALAQRGDCMFAAKAHRLQEAGAIGVIFIDHREGSNSAETPLFQMVGDGGSTADITIPLVFLFSQEGALLTSALEDHSNVDVLMLPKERRLGKTTDKAEKPLGKMNIKFRLAEEGELEDGEEGEARGPTLQFVLEKGEVVLEEEEYKQQGDSCLTPGDDHMQCSYGQTVTSPPFHSPNDPNTDP; the protein is encoded by the exons ATGGGTGCAAAGCTGTTTTGCTGGCCACAGGGTTCTCCTGGCATTGCCATGCTGCTGAGAGCCCTACTCCTTACAGGCCTTCTTAGCTGGGCCAATGGCCAGGAAGGTCAGGCCATGTTACCTGAAGAAAAGAGCCAAATCAG GGACCAGATCGTTGAGATGTTCGATCATGCCTATGGCAGCTATATG AAATATGCGTACCCAGCAGACGAGCTGATGCCCCTGAGCTGCAGGGGGAGGGTGCGGGGTCTGGAGCCCAACAGAGGAGACATCGACGACTCTCTGGGGAA GTTCTCCCTCACTCTGATTGACACCCTGGATACTCTGGTG GTGTTGAACAAGCTGGACGAGTTTGAGGATGCAGTGAGGAGGACATTGAGGGATGTCAGGCTGGACAACGATGTGGTGGTGTCTGTGTTTGAGACCAACATCCGAGTCCTGGG GGGCCTGCTGGGGGCGCATACGATGGCGGACATGCTCCGTCAGCGGGGGGAGAGGATGCAGTGGTACGGAGATGAGCTGCTCCACATGGCCAAGGAGCTGGGCCACAGACTGCTGCCTGCCTTCAACACTACCAGTGGCCTTCCCTACCCCAGG GTAAACCTGAGGTACGGGGTCCTTAATCCTCTGTCACGCACAGGCACTGAGTCGGACACCTGTACAGCCTGTGCAGGGACCATGATTCTAGAGTTTGCTGCTCTCAGTCGGCTGTCTGGGGAGGCCGTGTTCGAG GAGAATGCTAGGAAAGCACTGGACGTCCTGtgggagaagagacagagaggaagtgaCCTTGTGGGCACAGTCATTAATATCCACAATGGTGACTGGGTCCGCAGGG ACAGTGGTGTGGGTGCTGGCATTGACTCATACTATGAGTACCTGATGAAGGCTTACGTTCTGCTGGGAGACAACGTTTACCTGGAGAGGTTCAACACT CATTACAGAGCCATCATGAAGTACATcagccagcctccactgctgctcAACGTTCACATGCACAACCCCACGGTGAGCGTCCGCAGCTGGATGGACTCCCTACTCGCCTTCTTCCCCGGCCTGCAG GTTCTGAGAGGAGACCTAAAGCCAGCCATAGAGACCCATGAGATGCTCTACCAAGTCACCAAGCAACACAAGTTTCTCCCCGAG GCTTTCACCACTGAGTTCAGAGTTCACTGGGGTCAACACCCTCTGAGGCCAGAGTTTGCAGAAAGCACCTACTACCTCTACAAG GCCACAGGCGACCCCTACTACCTCAGGGTGGGCCAGTCCATAGTGGAAAAACTCAACGCCCATGCCAGGGTACCTTGTGGGTTTGCAGCTGTGCAGGACGTCCGCACAGGGGCCCACGAGGACAG GATGGACTCGTTCTTCCTGGCAGAGATGTTTAAGTACCTGTACCTTCTGTTCTCTGAGAAGAACCAGCTTCACTTCGACATCGACGACTACATCTTCACCACCGAGGCCCAcctgctgcctgtctccctgtccaCCTCACAGCCCCCTTGTCGGGGCAACAACACG GAAGCGGCCACTGCCGTTGAGGAAGACCTGTTTACCTACACCTGCCCCAGCACCCAGACCCTTTTCCCCAACAACCCCTCCTTCGCCAAGACCATAAGGGACAGCTACAAGTACCTGACTGGGGTGGGCCGGGCCTTCCACGCTTCGCCTGTcag gggCATCGACCTGCCGCTTCACGACCACAGTATGGAGCCTGTTGAGTTTCTGAGGAGCATGGGCGTCTCCCTCACCCCACTGAGCGAGGCTGGAACAACAGAAGCATGGGGG GTGAAGGGCAGTATCGTGAAGACCTCCCCTTACACAGCGTGTGGACCCATAGAGAATGCTGAGGAGCTGAGCGGGCACATTGCCCTGGCACAGCGTGGCGACTGCATGTTTGCTGCCAAGGCCCACAGGCTACAGGAGGCTGGGGCTATCGGAGTCATCTTCATAG ACCACCGGGAGGGGAGTAACAGCGCAGAGACGCCCCTGTTCCAGATGGTGGGAGACGGAGGGTCCacagctgacatcaccatccccCTGGTGTTCCTATTCAGCCAGGAGGGGGCGCTGCTCACCTCTGCTCTGGAGGACCACAGCAACGTAGACGTACTGATGCTGCCCAAAGAGAGACGGCTAGGTAAGACAACAG ACAAAGCAGAGAAGCCCCTGGGGAAGATGAACATCAAGTTCCGCCTGGCGGAAGAGGGGGAGCTGGAAgacggggaggagggagaggccaGAGGCCCCACCCTGCAGTTTGTCCTGGAGAAGGGAGAGGTAGTGTTGGAGGAAGAGGAGTACAAACAGCAAGGAGACAGCTGCCTAACACCTGGAGACGATCATATGCAATGTTCCTACGGACAAACTGTTACATCGCCCCCTTTCCACAGCCCCAACGACCCCAATACAGACCCCTGA